From the Plasmodium vivax chromosome 5, whole genome shotgun sequence genome, one window contains:
- a CDS encoding hypothetical protein (encoded by transcript PVX_090210A), with product MHIIRVASLAVLLVCCNTNGKSIFRKRKIIYGSPHLLNAPDDEAIKFPPLDNLKAKESPSSNDDGVYAKGSHFVGKGSTSNLGDVKNGSFILLSEKVKDISSDEEEEEEDGHDNADHVNNNVNSHNHTDDTSESESEDEHNNNEKDHAEGDHEHLHNGYSPDENGNYDVNGDVNGDVNGNVNGSMNGNMNGNMNGNMNGNMNGNMNGNMNGNMNGNMNGNNNNMNNNMNNNNNNNMNGNGAFTALPPPPPPVVHHPPPAPMTPSGIVGHVVSNVFSAGLKLFGVP from the coding sequence ATGCACATAATTAGGGTTGCCAGTTTGGCGGTACTCCTGGTATGCTGCaacacaaatgggaaaagtaTTTtccgaaaaaggaaaattatttatggttccccccatttgctaAATGCCCCTGATGATGAAGCGATCaagttcccccccctggacaATTTAAAAGCAAAGGAATCGCCCAGCAGCAACGACGACGGTGTGTATGCGAAGGGTAGCCACTTTGTCGGGAAGGGAAGCACGAGTAATTTGGGGGACGTGAAAAATGGGTCGTTCATTCTTTTAAGTGAGAAGGTGAAAGACATCTCCtcggacgaggaggaagaggaggaggatggcCACGACAATGCTGACCATGTGAATAACAACGTGAATTCACATAACCATACGGACGACACCAGCGAGAGCGAAAGCGAGGACGAGCACAATAACAACGAGAAGGACCACGCGGAAGGTGATCATGAGCACCTGCACAACGGCTACAGCCCCGACGAGAACGGGAACTACGACGTGAATGGCGACGTGAATGGCGACGTGAACGGAAACGTGAACGGAAGCATGAACGGAAACATGAACGGAAATATGAACGGAAATATGAACGGAAACATGAACGGAAATATGAACGGAAATATGAACGGAAATATGAACGGAAATATGAACGGAAATAACAACAACATGAACAACAACATGAACAACAATAACAACAACAACATGAACGGCAACGGCGCTTTTACGGCCCTTCCGCCTCCACCCCCGCCTGTGGTGCACCACCCCCCACCTGCACCCATGACCCCCTCGGGCATCGTCGGCCACGTCGTGTCAAACGTCTTCTCCGCTGGGCTGAAGCTGTTTGGCGTGCCGTAG
- a CDS encoding hypothetical protein, conserved (encoded by transcript PVX_090215A) has product MYTYGVEGDDTYLPQPQYPSPYENQYGQDDESPSPRGENHTPFIGYFSSHLLRTGFFLQCVSLMLMFIFYWAFGGTGIFVFDLYAGPECVKVSSAFHLTISILMAIYLLGTLYIAMFQVFVADNSKWCRGFRAGSKLLSAAVTLDLLSSILRLVQYLYAYFYMSMRWWARYQQTKSDWTLLHFGSIVHSFALFIYGAAFFYMEAYHDEGTYEELAWSNLTLFKLAGLAELLMVFSGFGAFFSILLLGAIMCATVWAFSFEPLLEKWSPELHSRDINADVLPEVKHEDEQGGYNEENVYEPYNVNPENMEYGEEMVPQNMNEKYANGNSYDPNIYAQNNGMPTTYDYSQIEGQVKQNAEMGVSENYSKSGQF; this is encoded by the exons atgtatacatacgGAGTAGAAGGAGATGACACCTATTTGCCACAGCCCCAGTACCCATCCCCATATGAAAATCAGTATGGACAAGATGATGAGTCGCCAAGCCCTCGAGGGGAAAACCACACCCCCTTCATAGGTTATTTTAGTTCCCATTTATTAAGAACCGGGTTCTTCCTCCAGTGCGTGTCTTTAATGCtaatgttcatattttactGGGCCTTTGGTGGTACAGGAATTTTTGTGTTTGATTTATATGCCGGTCCAGAGTGTGTAAAAGTGTCAAGTGCATTTCATTTAACCATTTCAATTTTGATGGCCATATATTTGTTGGGCACCTTGTACATAGCCATGTTCCAAGTGTTCGTAGCAGATAACAGCAAGTGGTGCAGAGGGTTCAGAGCGGGTTCTAAGTTACTATCCGCAGCTGTGACGCTAGATCTTTTATCCTCCATTTTGAGACTGGTTCAGTATTTGTATGCTTACTTTTATATGAGCATGAGATGGTGGGCAAGATACCAACAAACCAAGTCAGACTGGACCCTGTTACACTTTGGCAGCATTGTGCACAGCTTCGCTTTGTTCATTTATggagctgcttttttttacatggaAGCTTATCACGATGAGGGAACGTATGAGGAGCTCGCTTGGTCCAACTTGACTTTGTTCAAGTTGGCAGGTTTGGCCG AACTACTGATGGTGTTTTCCGGATTTGGAGCTTTTTTCTCGATACTGCTCCTGGGTGCGATCATGTGCGCAACCGTCTGGGCCTTTTCCTTCGAACCACTGCTAGAAAAATGGTCCCCCGAATTGCACAGCAGAGACATAAACGCAGACGTCTTGCCCGAGGTAAAACACGAGGACGAACAGGGGGGATATAACGAAGAAAATGTGTATGAGCCGTACAATGTAAACCCGGAAAATATGGAGTATGGGGAGGAAATGGTTCCACAAAACATGAACGAGAAGTACGCAAATGGAAACTCTTATGACCCAAACATATACGCGCAGAATAACGGCATGCCAACCACCTATGATTACTCGCAAATTGAAGGTCAAGTGAAGCAAAACGCCGAAATGGGGGTCTCAGAGAATTACTCCAAAAGTGGTCAATTCTGA
- a CDS encoding hypothetical protein, conserved (encoded by transcript PVX_090220A) → MIFKQIAEKASQVLMGSDAVRQSDLKGKDPAGKETEVGSPRQCNGGDTNGRSTSVNPQREKVPTKMNDKKRLHERAKKKVNLFLKRYKLEGQKKKKKKKKNSPKSSTLLLSQKKNSKAKKLKKMTKMRKIREDYLTIHNLHKEFTDKYAEEKSFRETTKSYHSNELANDCSYAVFFFRLFVRGEYLNGETLAEALAKDNRRGVEAANHVSFPPMDKSNPDQHSHIATKRLRNSVAFLNGRNTRLLMCDYLKVLMNNIQNENEINANFLILDYVTSHETKQQRDYSHICSTYKLKGPTKEEQSSSPYSVNCAKERGANASSGGGPLLENAKNDHIGKSKEENDVHKNTNNGNSLGDATPKGNDSKEGEKPPHERENKDCVQMNELMFNRILNNFVTELRSFFFSVIAKMQTSQVVSQLVTRFAEICLTLTPYYVHIINCIEILSDFASIIPVRHMDHLMSFFQRNKNIFIEKYKEFQNFVIFNDPIKTQSVGARLIGFIKNLQKKNCLNSKQNSMNVFFLHLLLSECLPINHLGFCNRQSAKNNFHLFFYNSQQRCKNTANDESLTFNKFELAIQENVKNHAKVRELILAEINARCLKAAPGGVEANRSGDRADNTNREDHRDDPAKGDSPSGDLPNHSEEREDKKPLPNGRDPTRKRKRDEEDSPDQLPHSDKKDMKRQKRSKLTESPNDENKNYKVYLAYLYLISFVRCPEMCTAQNCAPLEEAYHSFNLLLAHIKNLKKKNLTSVKIVREYLYNSDVDLLGNIHIYNLLIRDQNFLSVFFFNILLVLNYLNVELNILTPSTSEGPSSESKAADSRGKETSRSNVSTHNVEPGSQSASAHSLEATKNSEDKSGNSPFSRNSSRTYSKNAKEGASHMGSNTSSLSAKGRDVDSAPPGVGSSGRGGQHTPRESKEGRDGRDAKDAKDAKDAKDAKDAKDGRDINASDAKAKDHQSVSERTKHTFHSFVKDLLRYLGNAKSSQFFLNLLSSEYCWYSWKKQLTGKPTKEGSEAPFEFRRVEDHSKRKIKSEKHKTNHSGGVLLDKEPLEDNSSPVQSLFQLVHNFELLNEKMKSYYLANLNNPNLRKNPYKYTKLIGSCESGSNRQMQTSREDQDGRETSHVDAPTAGKSGSNGQEEEQRGQPPKEITLENGDEHAAELAEHVKTYPQNLRDIRKVNNFLLEINQIYLGRQAEFWELDDSDSVTDMKKKKNEEKILIEKLIDKLEDYKQKMHIDNDPINEIEESEKSKNDPVFKFRLAKLFIVKYIDLYTIVKDKEFSTDCDFLYNLMVHMDKNLAKKKILLSAEVKADGEGVDVQEKAGEEGKADGEEKTDGGEKTDGEAKADGEAKADGEAKAEGEEVTMEGEPEPKE, encoded by the coding sequence ATGATCTTCAAACAAATTGCAGAGAAGGCCAGCCAAGTGCTGATGGGCTCGGACGCGGTGAGGCAGAGCGATTTAAAAGGGAAGGACCCAGCGGGGAAAGAGACCGAGGTGGGTAGCCCCCGCCAGTGCAACGGGGGTGACACCAATGGAAGAAGCACCTCTGTGAACCCCCAACGAGAAAAAGTGCCCACCAAAATGAACGACAAAAAAAGACTGCACGAGCgagcaaagaaaaaagtgaatcTCTTTCTGAAGAGGTACAAACtggaaggacaaaaaaaaaaaaaaaaaaaaaaaaaaaactccccaAAGTCGTCCACTTTACtactttcacaaaaaaaaaacagtaaagcaaaaaaattgaagaaaatgaccaaaatgaggaagataAGGGAGGACTACCTAACCATCCATAATTTGCACAAAGAATTTACAGACAAGTACGCAGAGGAGAAGTCATTCCGGGAGACCACCAAAAGTTACCACTCGAATGAGTTGGCCAATGATTGTTCCTACGcggtttttttctttcgtctTTTTGTGAGGGGGGAATACCTAAATGGGGAAACTCTCGCGGAAGCGCTGGCCAAGGACAATCGGAGGGGTGTAGAAGCGGCTAACCATGtgtcttttccccccatggATAAGTCTAACCCGGATCAGCACTCTCACATAGCGACGAAGAGGCTGAGGAACTCCGTCGCCTTTCTCAACGGAAGGAACACACGACTCCTCATGTGTGACTACCTAAAAGTTTTAATGAACAacatacaaaatgaaaatgaaattaacgCGAACTTCCTCATCCTGGATTACGTCACTTCACATGAAACGAAGCAGCAAAGGGATTACTCTCACATTTGCAGCACGTATAAATTAAAGGGACCCACGAAGGAGGAGCAGTCCTCTTCACCCTACAGTGTCAATTGTGCAAAGGAAAGAGGTGCAAATGCCTCCTCGGGTGGGGGGCCCCTCCtggaaaacgcaaaaaatgacCACATAGGCAAAagtaaagaagaaaatgacgTACATAAAAATACGAACAATGGTAACAGCTTGGGTGACGCCACACCCAAGGGGAACGACTCcaaggagggagaaaagcCACCCCatgaaagggaaaacaaagaTTGCGTCCAAATGAACGAACTCATGTTTAATagaattttaaataacttCGTAACCGAACTGAggagcttcttcttttccgtGATTGCCAAAATGCAGACAAGCCAAGTAGTCTCTCAGCTGGTAACTCGCTTCGCAGAAATTTGCCTCACCTTAACGCCCTACTACGTACACATAATCAACTGCATAGAAATTCTCTCCGATTTTGCTAGCATCATTCCGGTGAGGCATATGGACCACTTGATGAGCTTCTTCCAAcggaacaaaaatattttcattgaAAAGTATAAAGagtttcaaaattttgtcatttttaatgacCCCATAAAAACGCAGTCGGTTGGAGCACGACTTATTggctttataaaaaatttgcaaaaaaaaaattgcctaaaTAGCAAGCAAAATTCCATGAAtgtgtttttccttcacttGCTACTTTCCGAGTGCCTGCCCATCAACCACCTGGGATTTTGCAACAGACAGTCggcgaaaaataattttcaccttttcttttacaacTCCCAGCAGCGTTGTAAGAATACTGCAAATGATGAGTCTTTAACTTTTAATAAATTCGAATTGGCCATCcaggaaaatgtaaaaaatcaTGCCAAAGTTAGGGAACTCATTTTGGCAGAAATTAACGCCCGCTGTTTGAAGGCGGCTCCCgggggggtggaagcgaATCGAAGCGGAGATCGCGCGGATAACACAAATCGCGAGGATCACCGGGATGACCCCGCCAAGGGGGACTCACCCAGTGGGGATCTCCCCAACCACAGCGAAGAACGTGAAGACAAAAAACCGCTCCCAAATGGGAGGGACCCCACCAGAAAGCGCAAGAGGGACGAAGAGGACTCCCCCGACCAGCTCCCCCACAGTGACAAAAAGGATATGAAAAGGCAGAAGAGGAGCAAATTGACTGAAAGTCCAAATGATGAAAACAAAAACTATAAGGTGTACCTGGCCTACCTCTACCTCATTTCGTTTGTCCGTTGCCCCGAAATGTGTACCGCTCAAAATTGTGCACCCCTGGAAGAGGCCTACCACTCATTTAACCTCCTCCTGGcacatattaaaaatttgaaaaaaaaaaatctcacCAGCGTCAAAATTGTGAGAGAGTACCTCTACAACTCGGACGTTGACCTTTTGGGAAACATACACATTTATAATCTGCTTATTCGTGACCAGAATTTCCTCAgcgtcttcttttttaacatccTCCTCGTCCTCAACTACCTCAACGTCGAGCTGAACATTCTGACGCCCTCCACAAGTGAAGGCCCGTCCAGTGAAAGCAAAGCGGCTGATTcgagaggaaaagaaaccaGCCGCTCAAACGTGTCTACTCATAATGTCGAACCCGGGAGCCAGTCTGCATCTGCCCACTCGTTAGAGGCAACGAAGAACAGCGAAGACAAAAGCGGCAACTCCCCATTTTCGCGCAACTCCTCAAGAACGTACTCGAAAAATGCCAAAGAGGGAGCATCCCACATGGGCAGCAACACCAGCAGTCTTAGCGCCAAGGGGAGAGACGTCGACTCCGCCCCCCCAGGTGTGGGAAGCAGCGGTAGGGGGGGCCAACATACCCCCAGGGAGAGTAAAGAAGGGAGGGACGGGAGAGATGCGAAAGATGCGAAAGATGCGAAAGATGCGAAAGATGCGAAAGATGCGAAAGATGGGCGAGACATCAACGCAAGCGACGCGAAAGCTAAGGATCACCAATCGGTCAGCGAACGGACAAAGCACACCTTCCATTCGTTCGTGAAGGACCTTTTACGTTACCTAGGGAACGCCAAAAGCTCGCAATTCTTTTTGAACCTCCTCTCCTCCGAGTACTGCTGGTACAGCTGGAAAAAACAACTCACCGGAAAACCGACCAAAGAAGGTTCCGAAGCGCCTTTCGAATTTAGACGCGTGGAAGACCActcgaagaggaagataaaAAGCGAAAAGCATAAAACGAATCATAGTGGTGGCGTACTGCTAGACAAGGAACCTTTGGAGGACAACTCCTCCCCCGTGCAGAGCCTATTTCAGCTCGTGCACAACTTCGAGCTGCTAAatgagaaaatgaaaagttacTATCTAGCCAATTTGAATAATCCCAATTTGAGAAAGAACCCGTACAAGTACACAAAACTGATTGGCAGTTGTGAAAGTGGCTCCAATCGGCAGATGCAGACAAGTAGGGAGGATCAAGATGGGAGGGAGACCAGCCACGTGGACGCCCCAACCGCGGGGAAAAGCGGCAGTAATGGGCAAGAGGAGGAGCAGAGGGGGCAGCCCCCCAAGGAAATTACCCTTGAAAATGGTGATGAACATGCCGCGGAGCTTGCCGAGCACGTAAAGACGTACCCCCAGAACCTGAGGGACATTCGCAAAGTGAACAACTTCCTGCTCGAGATTAACCAAATCTACCTGGGCAGACAAGCCGAGTTCTGGGAACTGGACGACAGCGACTCAGTCACAgacatgaaaaagaaaaaaaacgaagaaaaaatactaaTAGAAAAACTAATAGACAAACTAGAAGACTACAAACAGAAAATGCACATCGATAATGACCCCATCAACGAAATTGaggaaagtgaaaaaagcaaaaatgatcCCGTCTTCAAATTCAGGCTAGCCAAATTGTTCATCGTCAAGTATATTGACCTGTACACCATCGTCAAGGATAAGGAGTTCTCCACGGACTGCGActttttgtacaatttgaTGGTTCATATGGATAAGAACTTGGCCAAGAAGAAAATTCTGCTCAGCGCGGAGGTGAAGGCCGACGGGGAAGGGGTCGACGTGCAGGAGAAGGCGGGCGAAGAGGGAAAAGCGgatggggaggagaaaacggatggaggggagaaaacggATGGAGAGGCGAAAGCAGATGGAGAGGCAAAAGCAGACGGAGAGGCGAaagcggagggggaagaagttaCAATGGAGGGCGAACCGGAGCCGAAAGAGTAA
- a CDS encoding hypothetical protein, conserved (encoded by transcript PVX_090225A): MVCAKFVFLFCFPLLTIVWRDVDGRDVNEVKIVVDPVDWGAPGEGKRGKADSADTADSEDTEEGEEGEEEEEEAEEEEDEPDDDSETSEGDPPEGDPTAGNNNQQNNIEDIINDYYTNVLIPKESKEQAEMEEERKNMPLITRIKNFFIKKKEEKKEGKKPSTLMEYIRQKNKKILELEEEGARRYTTKNIYKYLFWTSAYVLLNVAIVPLITYFYVSKRCKDAIMKEYQNNRDRRIVPHGYDFSSDRPSVKISGNTFRNCKYYLPQQGDNFSFLVGMLRGDPYAIIKL, translated from the exons ATGGTTTGTGCCAAATTtgtcttcctcttttgtttcccccttttaaccATCGTATGGCGGGATGTGGACGGCAGAGACGTCAATGAGGTTAAAATTGTAGTCGACCCGGTTGACTGGGGCGCGCCGGGGGAAGGGAAACGAGGCAAGGCGGACTCAGCAGACACAGCAGACTCGGAAGACACGGAGGAGGGAGAGgagggagaggaggaagaggaggaagcggaagaggaggaggacgagcCAGATGATGACTCCGAAACGTCGGAGGGAGACCCCCCAGAGGGCGACCCAACTGCAGGAAACAACAACCAACAAAATAACATTGAAGATATAATAAACGATTATTACACAAATGTGCTCATCCCAAAGGAGTCGAAGGAGCAAGCCGAAAtggaagaggaaagaaaaaatatgccacTCATCACAAGGATTAAAAacttcttcataaaaaaaaaggaagaaaagaaggagggaaaaaaaccaTCAACCTTAATGGAATACATACGacagaagaataaaaaaatattggaGCTCGAGGAGGAGGGGGCACGCAGATACACCaccaaaaatatttacaagtACCTCTTCTGGACCTCGGCGTATGTCCTCCTTAACGTGGCCATCGTCCCACttataacttatttttacgTTTCCAAACGGTGTAAAGATGCCATTATGAAAGAGTATCAAAATAATAGAGACAGGCGGATTGTCCCCCACGGCTATGACTTTTCCTCCGACAGACCTTCGGTAAAAATTTCAGGCAATACGTTCCGCAACTGCAAGTATTACCTTCCTCAGCAGGGCGACAACTTCTCCTTCCTGGTCGGGATGCTCCGCGGGGACCCTTACG CGATTATCAAACTGTGA